CTCTAACCCTgttaacacacacgcacatacacggcTATTTTTAGCCCCTCCCACTCCGTGACAAAATGTGTGGAACTCATTGCGGTCTTGCTGTAGATCTTTTCCTCCTTAAATCTGACTCATATGCTTGCTTGCTGCATGCTAGTTGCTGGTGAAtttccacacttttttttcaccAGTTTTTCTGCTACAAGTCACATGCTCTATTATTTATtcctaaaacatttttttcctgcaATACTTTAGATGAAAAAGGGGAATAAAGAGCCCAATCCCATGGTGCAGCTATCTGTGCAGGACATCACCAGGGAGAGCAAGGTTGATCCAAATTACAATCTTATAAATTATATACCGTTTATTTGTCATGTAAACACTTATTCTGTTTCTTATTGTTTAAAGACATGTTCCACAACTGTCAATCCAGAGTGGGAAGAAGCCTTTACGTTTTTCATCCAAGATCCACGCAAACAGGATATTGACATTCAGGTAACTTTTCAATCGCTGCTTTATCCTCACAATATTTGGTGGGACTGCAAAATGAATACAAGAGACTTAAGAAAGGTAATCGCGTCTTTTAACTGCGTCACCAGGTGAAGGATGTCGACCGGGTGCAGACATTGGGTAGTCTGTCCATCCCTCTGTCTCGCGTGCTGTCCACTTCTGGCCTTTCTCTGGACCAGTGGTTCCAGTTGGACAACTCCGGATCCGCCAGTCGTATTTATATCAACGCAGTTCTCAGGGTAAATCACTCGTAGAATTACACAAACTATGAATTTGGTCATCAGATTCAAGAGTTGGCCCCCATTCTGTTTTTGATTCACTTGTTGTAGATGCTGTGGTTAGATGAAGAGCGTATCACAGCCGATGTGTCGTCTAACCTGGAATCCAAAGGCAAACAGTTACCGCAGGAGACATCTCCACACTCCAGTTTTGCCACTGAGGTAACGAAATCTGGTCCAATTTCTCACCCTCCTTCCACTAATTGTAAATCACTCGTATTTGCAGGGGCTGCTCAGAATCCACCTGCTGGCTGGGCAGAACCTGGTTCCCAAAGACAACATGATGGGGGGCATGGTGAAAGGCAAGAGTGACCCCTATGTGAAGATCAATATAGGCGGGGAAACATTCACAAGCCAATCCATCAATGCAAACCTCAACCCCACCTGGAATGAGATGTATGAGGTAAATAAAGGCCCGTAATCACTCGAAGGTGACTTACGTGATCATATCTCGGATACGATTTGAAATTTATTCCCCCTCAGGTGATTTTGACGCAGTTGCCTGGTCAGGAGCTTCAGCTGGAGGTGTTTGATAAAGATATGGACATGAAGGATGATTTCATGGGCAGGTAGTTTGATATTCAATATATTGATGCTCATTAAATGAGTAAACTGCCCATTTTATGAATCTCATTTTATTCCCAAAATAGGCTCAAGATCAATCTAAAGGACATCATTGAGTCACAATACACTGATCAGGtacaagtatatattttttcttcatttgcccTTGTAGGCACCACTCCCACATTCAAATAAttccatgtgtgtgtgatatCAGTGGTACACTCTCAATGATGTCAAGTCGGGTCGAGTTCATCTGATCCTGGAATGGGTTCCAACAGTCCCAGAAGCAGACCAAGTGGATCAGGTTTGAACAAAACCAGTGccaacgtggaaaaaaaaaagatgattttctTGATCTATTGTCCACTTTCAGGTTCTTCAGTTCTATTCCAGACAGTCCTACCAGAACAAGGCAGTTCCATCGGCCGGTcttctgtttgttttcatcCAACAAGCAGATGGTTTACCAGTAAGTCTGCTGCGTAATGGATCCCATAATACTAAATAcgcattatatattttttatcattACCTGTCATTTAAACATCAACAGGTAAAGAAGAGTGGAAAAGAACCAAAAGTGGGAGCAGAGCTCATTCTTGGAAAAATGTCCCGGAAAACTACAGTGAgactccttttttctttttttttttttttaataaaaaaaagctgtaGAGAGTGCAATAACAAGTTGAATGACATCCCTGAGTGAACCTTCTCATCTCTGCTGCAGGTGTGTGATCGTTCGACATCACCCGAGTGGGATGAGGCGTTCTGCTTCTTGGTCCGTGACCCCAGAGAAGATATTCTTGTTGTTAAGGTAGTCAGACAAACAGTAAATCGCAATTCAAGAGCCGTTCCTCCCTCACTGTAACTTAAACGCTAACACTTGTATTTCCCTAGCTCTCCCACAGCTGGACATTGCCCATGGGCTCTTTAGTGGTTCCAATTAAAGAACTTCTTACTGAGCCAGAGCTGGTCCTGGATCAGTGGTTCCATCTGGATGGAGCCTCCCCTGAGAGTCAACTTCTCCTTCGGGCTGAACTTAAGGTAGGAAAGCTTTCATTCAGATAAATCCTTCAAGtttgaatcattttttttcggACACAGATGCTGATACCAAGCAAGTGTCCCCGCCGTCCCAGTGATCAAGCTAAGGTCACTTTGAAAGACTCAATCCGTTTTCCCGATCAGCAGAAACAAGAGGGTGATCTCATCCAAAAGTGAGCACACCATATCACGTCTCATCTCCGATCTTAGTTTTTCTTCGTCTCTGATGCCTAGTAATGCATTTTTAGGTCCAGTTCAGTGGATCCTCCTATAGAAACTATTGTCCCGCAAGTGATGATGCATGAAGAAGGTGAAGGTGATGTAAAGATGTCTCAAGCTGATGTGGATGAAGATATGAAAGAAGAAGCACCACCAGCTGTGATGAAACCTCCCCATACTTCGCCAGATCTTAACTTTGCCAATGAGGTATATTAAAGATATTACAAAACATGAGGAAAAGTATTAAGACAAAGAATTCTGGAATAACTTTTACCAAAATGCTGACAATGTTAACATTCAATTGATACAAAGGTTTATGATTTTTTAATCCACCCTTCTTGTCTCTGTAGGGGCTAATGAGAATTATCCTCATGGAGGCTCAAGATCTGGTTGCCAAGGACAACCTGATGGGGGGTTTGAAGAAGGGCAAGAGTGACCCCTATGCAAAGATTACCGTTGGAGACGCCACATTTAAAAGCAACGTTGTCAAGGAGAACCTCAACCCCATCTGGAATGAGATGTATCAGGTGCTTAGCATGATTTCAGATCAGATAGATTGTGGAGAATACAAAATCCTTCCTTTATATGGGACAGTCATTTTATCAGCTCTGGATTCCAACAGGTGGTGATGAAGCCTCAGTCTGGACAGGACGTCAACGTGGAGCTGTATGACAAAGACATGGACAAAGACGACTTTTTAGGAAGGTGAGGGTGTGCTGGAGCTTGTCCAAGTAAAGGCCCGAATGATGCCCTCAGCACATTTTAAAAGCAATCACGCAAAATAACCATATCgattttttcaacagattcaccATCAGTGTGGCGGACATCGTTGGCTCCCAGTACACAGACCAGGTGAGTTCCTGACACCCAGCCTGCAActttcatattttgttttgctcaaGAAGTATTTGCTTCTTTTGCAGTGGTACACTCTGAAGGATGTTAAGTCTGGTCGTGTTCGTCTCATACTGGAGTGGGTCCAGACAGTGTCCCATAATGGCACCTTGGACAAGGTGAGAACACGCTACACACTGCTTATATGACTACTTCCGATATTCTGTATAGTGTGACGTATGTCTGTGTTTTTCAGGTGAAGCAACTGCAGTCGTTGCAGTCGTTCAAAAACAAGACGATTCCCTCTACAGCTTTGCTCTTTGTTTATGTGGACAGAGCACACTCATTGCCAGTAAGACACTTGTTTAcataacagaaaaaaatactactaatggaacaaatgtggaaaaacatggcaaatatttttttgtaattccAAAATTAAATCATAAGTGATACAAATACCTTCTTATACTTAATTCAaatttaatgtgtgtgtgtttttctttttataaacaatgtctttctttgtgtgtccAGTTTAAGAAAAGTGGAAAGGAGCCAAAAGCTGGAGTTGAGCTGGCTTTGGGTAACACAACCTATAAAACTAAGGTATGGAAAGTCGTTTGAATTacagtattattattttcagtGTAAGTTTAAATCATGTTCACACACGCTTTCATGTTCTGACCTGCCTCCCTGTGCGAAGGTTTGTGATCGCACAAGGTCGCCTGAGTGGAACGAGGCATTCTATTTTTTGGTTCATGACCCTACTGAGGAGATGCTTGTCCTCAAGGTAGATACTCATCGCACGGAAAGCATGTGGTCTCTATCGAAGTGTAATTTTGGGATATTTTGTCTTTAGTTATCCAGCGCTTGGGAGCAGCCACTGGGCTCGCTGGTGGTTCCTGTAAAAGAGCTGCTGTCGGAACCTCAGCTGGTCCTGGATCAGTGGATGTCTCTGGATGGAGCCTTGCCGGAGAGTGAGATCTTACTGAGGGCTGAACTCAAGGTGGGACAATGTCATCATTATGAGAAATTGTATGGATTTCAATTGGACTCCAAAATCATATGTGATGTTGTGGCAACTTTGGCAACACATCaacttgtgtatttttttttttggcgacAGATATTGAACTCGGTGATGACGGAAGCCCCCCAGCCTTGTGGTCTCACTTCAAAGAAAACAATCACGGTTTCCACCGAGGAGGAAGAAACTGGCTCGAGGCTTCCGTTAGATGAGTGAGTGTTTTTATTTCACATTTCGCTGGTTACAAATAAATAGAGCTTGCTCACCAGAGTGTGTCTTGTCAGTCTTGGCCAGATGAAGTACCCAGAAGATGAAGCAGAGTCCTTCACAATTCCGCCTCCTGATGCTACGGTTAGTTTGACTACATCATCATCTAAAGTTTGTCTAGTTTCACCTTCACACTTGATACGTTTGATCTAACGCAGTTGGTGGAGGAACAGGCGGGTTTGGAAGAGCATCAAACACCAGTCGACCAAGTTTATACAGAGGACATGGAGACACGAGATGACCAGGCTTACGTCACAGTGCCTGATCCTCCCGCTGAGCCCTTGAAGCCCAAAGTTGATGTTTCTCCACAACACACAACCCCCAGCCGGGACTTTGGCACTGAGGTGGGTCAACAGTAGTGTCTATAATAATTAGCCAGTCGCATACAGTAGTTGTCTTTTCAAAGAGTGGCTCGGGTATTGCTGAAATATAATCAGAATGTCAAATATTAGGTGCCATCAAagctgcgtgtgtgtctgtacaGATTTAAATGAGGATATGATGACATTTATGCTACAGCCCTTCCGCATTTATGATGAATCAACaccagtttttttcccccaatggcTGTGAATCAATGGGCCACTTCTGGTTTTCTTTAACTGTTATTATGAAACTGAGATCTGATCTGAATCTTCTGTATATAGGGCAAAGATTAAAGGTTTAAGATAACTTTTCTCATAAAAGGAGGCAATAACAATTCAACAATAACTATATTAAAACACCAGTCATACTCCGTGAACCAGGAAGTAGTTTGTCTAAATAATGAACTAATAATttaggtttttttccccccccttttgACTTTAGCAATTATCCGCACTCTGCTGAGTGACATTCTATGGCCAATAGACAATAACAATGAACTCTTGGCTAACCCCCCCACATATTTCTATCTAATTGACCGCTGTGGCCTTATCTCACCGACTGCAGGGGCTGTTGAGGATTCATTTGCTGGAGGCCCAGAGTCTGGTTGCCAAGGacaacatgatgatgatgaagggcAAGAGCGACCCCTATGTCAAGATCAATGTTGGAGGGCTTACATTCAAGAGCCATGTTGTCAAGGAGAACCTCAACCCCACCTGGAACGAGATGTACGAGGTAAATCTGGTTAAACTTGGTAATGAAGACTCGTCGATATTAAAATGTCAGATACAGCAACAAAGTTATTCCCAAATATCTGAGatgttttatttgatattttaatGATTTGGTCATGTTTCATTTGTTGAGTTTCTCATTGCTGTTGTCCTTCTCCAGGTAGTTTTAAGCAGTCACAGTGTCCAGGAAATTCAACTCGAAGCGTTCGATAAAGATTTAGATTCTGATGACTTCCTGGGAAGGTTCGTGTCATGTGATGATGTAGTAGTACAGTACAGCAGATGATATTGTATGTTGTCATGTTTCTTAGGTTCAGTATTAAACTCGGAGAGGTCATCAGGTCACAGTACATAGatcaggtttgtttttgtttttgctcagtTTTATTATGAATTTTTCCACTTGTCCTTCTTCAGTAGCTAACATAACTTGTGTTGCAGTGGTACACATTGAATGATATCAAGTCCGGGCGGATTCACTTGATCCTTGAATGGGTTCCTACAGTAGCGCGTCCCGTCCAACTTGACAAGGTTTGGATTTTTATCGGGTAGAACATTTGCTGTTTAGTACATACTTTCAATATATAGTATACATTTTTATGAATATATGTCTAATCTATTTTGTGCAGGTCCTGCAGCTTCAGTCTCTCCAGTTGTTTAAGAACAAAGCCATCCCCTCCGCTGCTTTGCTCTTTGTCCATTTGGAGCGAGCGTACTCATTACCCGTAAGTCGCCACCATCGTCTTCGTGTATTCAGAATGACTCACAGAATGTTGTCACAAGTAATAATGTGTAAAATTTTCCAGTTGAAGAAGAGCGGAAAGGAACCCAAAGCGGGAGCTGAGCTTGTTCTCGGCGACACAACCTACAAAACACAGGTGAGACTTTTAAAAGGGTGACACAACGTATCCTGAAATGAtacatttattcattgtatttgTTATTCCACATTTCTCAAGCTATGTGACCGCAGCACCAATCCTCAGTGGGGTGAGTCTTTCTACTTCCTTGTGCGTGACCCTCAACACCAGATGCTTGTATTCAAGGTAAGGCCGAGTCCATCATTGATGTTCATTATGCATTTAGATATTATGCAGTAGCTCACAAATTTATTTGTTGGCAT
This genomic interval from Syngnathus typhle isolate RoL2023-S1 ecotype Sweden linkage group LG11, RoL_Styp_1.0, whole genome shotgun sequence contains the following:
- the esyt1b gene encoding extended synaptotagmin-1, with the translated sequence MQSEKSEPKVDEGSGPDNPEMSASSDGTEVQPLPRAKGMNAVAVLWTFGKCLGALLPVYLAGYYRVSTSLLVCGMMVYTGWKHAREAKEERLRSAMQLFGDEEELGSLKMSKIKRDLPAWVNFPDVEKVEWLNKVLQQVWPFVGQYLEKLLVETIAPSIRASSSHLQTLSFTKVDMGDKAMKVVGIKAHTENDKRQVLLDLYISFVGNVEINVEVKRYFCKAGVKGMQLNGMMRVILEPLIGDVPIVGAVTMFFIRRPKLNINWTGLTNLLDIPGLNVMSDSMIMDAIASFLVLPNRLVVPLVPNLHLAHLRSPLPRGVVRIHLVEAQNLAAKDHYVKGVMAGLSDPYAILRVGPQMFTSHHFDNTDSPKWGEMYEVIVHEVPGQELEVEVYDKDPDQDDFLGRTKLDLGIVKKSIAVDNWFPLKDTPSGRVHLKLEWLALMPTSDRLEQILKRNESVTSKTSDPPSSAILVVYLDKAESLPMKKGNKEPNPMVQLSVQDITRESKTCSTTVNPEWEEAFTFFIQDPRKQDIDIQVKDVDRVQTLGSLSIPLSRVLSTSGLSLDQWFQLDNSGSASRIYINAVLRMLWLDEERITADVSSNLESKGKQLPQETSPHSSFATEGLLRIHLLAGQNLVPKDNMMGGMVKGKSDPYVKINIGGETFTSQSINANLNPTWNEMYEVILTQLPGQELQLEVFDKDMDMKDDFMGRLKINLKDIIESQYTDQWYTLNDVKSGRVHLILEWVPTVPEADQVDQVLQFYSRQSYQNKAVPSAGLLFVFIQQADGLPVKKSGKEPKVGAELILGKMSRKTTVCDRSTSPEWDEAFCFLVRDPREDILVVKLSHSWTLPMGSLVVPIKELLTEPELVLDQWFHLDGASPESQLLLRAELKMLIPSKCPRRPSDQAKVTLKDSIRFPDQQKQEGDLIQKSSSVDPPIETIVPQVMMHEEGEGDVKMSQADVDEDMKEEAPPAVMKPPHTSPDLNFANEGLMRIILMEAQDLVAKDNLMGGLKKGKSDPYAKITVGDATFKSNVVKENLNPIWNEMYQVVMKPQSGQDVNVELYDKDMDKDDFLGRFTISVADIVGSQYTDQWYTLKDVKSGRVRLILEWVQTVSHNGTLDKVKQLQSLQSFKNKTIPSTALLFVYVDRAHSLPFKKSGKEPKAGVELALGNTTYKTKVCDRTRSPEWNEAFYFLVHDPTEEMLVLKLSSAWEQPLGSLVVPVKELLSEPQLVLDQWMSLDGALPESEILLRAELKILNSVMTEAPQPCGLTSKKTITVSTEEEETGSRLPLDDLGQMKYPEDEAESFTIPPPDATLVEEQAGLEEHQTPVDQVYTEDMETRDDQAYVTVPDPPAEPLKPKVDVSPQHTTPSRDFGTEGLLRIHLLEAQSLVAKDNMMMMKGKSDPYVKINVGGLTFKSHVVKENLNPTWNEMYEVVLSSHSVQEIQLEAFDKDLDSDDFLGRFSIKLGEVIRSQYIDQWYTLNDIKSGRIHLILEWVPTVARPVQLDKVLQLQSLQLFKNKAIPSAALLFVHLERAYSLPLKKSGKEPKAGAELVLGDTTYKTQLCDRSTNPQWGESFYFLVRDPQHQMLVFKLSSGWDQPMGSLVVCVKELLAEPQLVLDQWFHLDGAAPDSQVLMRLELKVLETKMVEMMSSGTLPCADPSSGSGNGQVKLSLSYDTREGKLVIIVHACRGLLCSSKDAADSYVSIMLLPDKSKATKRKTAVKKRDLNPEFNERFEYNLLVDELKLRHLSVTVKNNAASFRSRDVIGQVQIELAEVELVPGVTEWFILRDEAE